The following coding sequences are from one Campylobacter sp. RM16187 window:
- the guaB gene encoding IMP dehydrogenase, protein MKIVKRALTFEDVLLVPQYSEILPKEVSIKSVFSKNITLNIPIVSAAMDTVTEHRTAIMMARLGGIGVIHKNMDIASQVHEVRRVKKSESGVIIDPISISPDATVGDALDMMADLHISGVPVVDSENKLIGILTNRDLRFENDRRVLVKDRMTKAPLITAPKGCTLDDAEKIFSQNRVEKLPIVDKDGHLEGLITIKDLKKRKEYPNANKDRYGRLRVAAAIGVGQFDRAKALVEAGVDVIVMDSAHGHSKGIIDTLKQVKANFNVDVVVGNIANPAAVKDLAEAGADGIKVGIGPGSICTTRIIAGVGVPQISAIDDCANEAKKYGIPVIADGGIKYSGDIAKALAAGASCVMAGSLLAGCEESPGEVITFQGRQYKVYRGMGSIGAMTKGSSDRYFQEGTAQDKLVPEGVEGRVPYVGSVKDVVHQLLGGLRSAMGYMGSKDIPTLQERAEFVEITSAGLKESHVHDVVITQEAPNYKVN, encoded by the coding sequence ATGAAGATAGTTAAAAGAGCTCTCACCTTTGAGGACGTACTTTTAGTTCCGCAGTATTCTGAAATTTTACCCAAAGAAGTTAGTATAAAGAGTGTATTTTCTAAAAACATTACTTTAAATATCCCTATTGTATCGGCTGCTATGGATACGGTTACCGAACACAGGACAGCCATTATGATGGCTCGTTTAGGTGGCATAGGGGTAATACATAAAAATATGGACATAGCCTCTCAAGTTCACGAAGTAAGACGAGTAAAAAAGAGCGAAAGCGGGGTCATAATAGATCCCATATCTATATCTCCAGATGCGACGGTTGGTGATGCACTTGATATGATGGCAGATCTTCATATCTCAGGAGTTCCTGTTGTGGATAGCGAAAATAAACTGATTGGAATTTTAACAAACCGTGATTTGAGGTTTGAAAACGATAGAAGAGTGCTTGTAAAAGATCGTATGACAAAGGCTCCTTTGATAACCGCTCCAAAGGGCTGCACTCTTGATGATGCTGAGAAAATTTTTAGTCAAAATAGAGTAGAAAAGCTCCCTATAGTCGATAAAGATGGACATCTTGAAGGACTTATAACGATAAAAGATCTTAAAAAACGTAAAGAGTATCCAAATGCCAATAAAGATAGATATGGCAGGCTTCGTGTTGCTGCTGCTATTGGCGTAGGACAGTTTGATAGGGCTAAAGCTCTTGTGGAAGCTGGCGTGGATGTTATAGTTATGGACTCTGCGCATGGACACTCAAAAGGTATCATAGATACTCTAAAACAGGTAAAAGCAAATTTTAATGTAGATGTAGTTGTTGGAAATATCGCAAATCCAGCTGCAGTTAAAGACTTGGCAGAGGCAGGAGCAGACGGCATAAAAGTAGGAATCGGTCCCGGATCGATTTGTACTACAAGAATTATAGCGGGAGTAGGAGTGCCGCAAATTTCAGCCATAGATGACTGTGCAAACGAGGCTAAAAAATATGGCATTCCTGTTATAGCAGATGGTGGAATTAAGTATTCAGGAGATATAGCTAAGGCTCTTGCTGCAGGCGCTAGTTGCGTTATGGCCGGAAGCTTGCTTGCAGGATGCGAGGAGAGTCCAGGAGAAGTTATAACTTTCCAAGGAAGACAATATAAAGTATATAGAGGTATGGGCTCTATCGGAGCTATGACCAAAGGAAGTTCTGATAGATATTTTCAGGAAGGCACAGCTCAAGATAAGCTTGTACCGGAAGGCGTAGAGGGTCGTGTGCCATATGTGGGAAGTGTAAAAGATGTTGTGCATCAACTTTTAGGCGGACTTAGAAGCGCAATGGGCTATATGGGCTCAAAAGATATACCAACTCTTCAAGAAAGGGCCGAATTTGTTGAGATTACCAGTGCGGGACTTAAAGAAAGTCACGTTCATGACGTCGTTATAACACAAGAAGCACCGAACTATAAAGTTAATTAG
- the ileS gene encoding isoleucine--tRNA ligase, with protein MDYKDTLLLPSTEFPMRGSLPQNEPTRLEKWYGERDIYSKMKAKRQKAKKSFNLHDGPPYANGNLHIGHALNKTLKDIITKTHYFFGEDIRYTPGWDCHGLPIEQQVEVKLGEKKKAMSTTRIREFCREHAREFIGIQKEGFKQLGIVGDWDDPYLTMKFKFEAEIYKTLCKVAKRGLLIERSKPVYWSWAAKSALAEAEVEYEDKEDYSIYVAFKLGDEALKKLGVKEASAVIWTTTPWTLPANQAISLNPNEKYVVTTENLIFAKEMIEELVKEGLTKGEIVKEFKAGELENLHAINPLNDRESKFILGEHVTMDGGTGLVHTAPGHGEDDYHISLKYGIEVIMPVDEAGLYDSTLRVKKLFRADVADELVGMHIFKANEKILEILGKSLLKVSKFTHSYPFCWRTHKPVIYRATKQWFIAMDEPKIDGKTLREVALAEIEKVKFYPASGARRIGLMVANRPDWCISRQRDWGVPIAFFRDKETKEPIFDSEILDFVAKIFEEKGADAWWDMEIKELLPPNSKYDAKNLEKVTDILDVWFDSGSTWSAVLKSGDYDAGGYQADMYLEGSDQHRGWFQSSLLLSCAAEGQAPYKSVLTHGFTVDENGQKMSKSKGNVVAPQDVIKTYGVEILRLWVALSDYSSDLKISDNILKQVSEQYRKIRNTIRFLLANVNDLDDLETSNFNILDKWILSRARRAFGEVETAFRNYDFSKGFSVLMNFLSADLSGIYLDICKDRLYCDEMDGDRRRSAQSAMAIITRALLPLIAPTLTYTVDEVMDYAPEIIKNGAKDAFDLEYAPIDFEFEVDDELLAQSREKFFELIDVLKKDKKIKSTLELVLQTSSNSILSENLDEITDWYMVSEIESLDDKDSLAEFEIGHDKFKLVMSSKFKCPRCWKFSAKHDGETCPRCERVLKNAL; from the coding sequence ATGGATTATAAAGATACACTCCTGCTTCCAAGCACCGAATTTCCCATGCGAGGAAGCTTGCCGCAAAACGAACCGACGCGGCTAGAAAAATGGTACGGCGAGAGAGACATCTACTCTAAAATGAAAGCCAAACGCCAAAAGGCGAAAAAGAGCTTCAACCTCCACGACGGACCTCCATATGCAAACGGCAACCTCCACATAGGACACGCACTTAACAAAACCCTAAAAGACATCATCACTAAGACTCACTACTTCTTTGGCGAAGACATCCGCTATACTCCTGGTTGGGACTGCCACGGCTTGCCGATCGAGCAGCAAGTTGAAGTAAAGCTTGGCGAGAAGAAGAAAGCCATGAGCACAACTCGGATCAGGGAGTTTTGCAGAGAGCATGCAAGAGAATTTATAGGGATCCAAAAAGAGGGCTTTAAACAGCTTGGTATAGTCGGTGACTGGGATGATCCTTATCTTACGATGAAATTTAAATTTGAAGCTGAAATTTACAAAACGCTTTGTAAAGTAGCTAAGCGCGGACTTTTGATAGAGCGAAGCAAGCCTGTTTATTGGAGCTGGGCGGCAAAATCAGCCCTTGCAGAAGCTGAGGTCGAGTATGAAGATAAAGAGGACTATAGCATCTACGTAGCCTTTAAACTAGGCGATGAGGCGCTAAAAAAACTAGGAGTTAAAGAGGCAAGCGCAGTCATCTGGACTACGACTCCTTGGACTCTTCCTGCAAACCAAGCCATAAGCTTAAATCCAAATGAAAAATACGTAGTTACAACTGAAAATTTGATATTTGCCAAAGAGATGATCGAAGAACTCGTTAAAGAAGGACTTACAAAAGGCGAGATCGTAAAAGAATTTAAAGCCGGCGAGCTTGAAAATCTCCACGCGATAAATCCTCTAAACGACCGTGAGTCTAAATTTATCCTCGGCGAGCACGTTACTATGGACGGCGGAACGGGTCTAGTTCATACGGCTCCGGGGCACGGTGAGGATGACTATCACATAAGCTTAAAATACGGCATCGAAGTTATCATGCCTGTGGATGAGGCAGGACTTTACGACTCTACGCTTAGAGTTAAGAAGCTTTTCCGCGCGGATGTAGCGGATGAGCTGGTTGGCATGCATATATTTAAAGCTAATGAGAAAATTTTAGAAATTTTGGGCAAAAGCTTGCTTAAAGTTAGCAAATTTACCCACTCTTATCCTTTCTGCTGGAGAACGCATAAGCCGGTTATCTACCGCGCGACAAAGCAGTGGTTTATCGCTATGGACGAGCCAAAGATAGACGGAAAGACTCTAAGAGAGGTTGCGCTTGCGGAGATAGAAAAAGTTAAATTTTACCCTGCAAGCGGTGCAAGAAGGATAGGGTTGATGGTTGCAAATCGCCCTGACTGGTGTATCTCTCGCCAAAGAGATTGGGGTGTGCCAATCGCGTTTTTTAGAGATAAAGAGACGAAAGAGCCGATATTTGATAGCGAAATTTTGGATTTTGTAGCCAAAATTTTTGAAGAAAAAGGAGCTGACGCTTGGTGGGATATGGAAATTAAAGAGCTTCTACCGCCAAACTCCAAATACGACGCTAAAAATTTAGAAAAGGTAACCGACATCCTTGATGTGTGGTTTGATAGCGGCAGCACTTGGTCTGCTGTTTTAAAGAGCGGAGATTACGACGCGGGTGGCTATCAGGCTGATATGTATTTAGAAGGTAGCGATCAGCATAGAGGTTGGTTTCAAAGCTCACTTCTTTTAAGCTGCGCGGCAGAAGGACAAGCGCCTTATAAAAGCGTCTTAACTCACGGCTTTACCGTCGATGAAAACGGTCAAAAGATGAGTAAGAGTAAAGGTAACGTCGTAGCTCCGCAAGACGTGATCAAAACTTACGGCGTTGAAATTTTGCGCCTTTGGGTTGCGCTCAGCGACTACTCAAGCGATCTAAAGATAAGCGATAACATCTTAAAGCAAGTTAGCGAGCAATACCGCAAGATAAGAAATACCATAAGATTTTTGCTCGCAAACGTAAATGACTTAGATGATCTTGAGACTTCAAATTTCAACATCCTTGATAAGTGGATACTAAGCCGCGCTAGACGCGCTTTTGGCGAGGTTGAGACGGCGTTTAGAAATTACGATTTCTCAAAAGGCTTTAGTGTGCTTATGAATTTCTTGAGTGCCGATCTTTCTGGTATCTATCTTGATATTTGTAAAGACAGGCTGTATTGTGACGAGATGGACGGCGATCGCAGAAGATCGGCTCAAAGTGCGATGGCTATCATCACAAGAGCGCTCTTGCCGCTTATAGCACCGACTCTTACATATACGGTTGATGAGGTTATGGACTATGCGCCTGAGATCATCAAAAACGGAGCCAAAGACGCATTTGATCTTGAGTATGCCCCGATAGATTTTGAATTTGAAGTGGATGATGAGCTTTTAGCTCAAAGTAGAGAGAAATTCTTTGAGCTTATAGACGTGCTTAAAAAAGACAAAAAGATAAAATCAACTCTTGAACTAGTGCTTCAAACCAGCTCAAATTCTATCCTGAGCGAAAATTTAGACGAGATAACCGACTGGTATATGGTAAGTGAGATCGAGAGCCTTGATGATAAGGATAGTTTGGCTGAATTTGAGATAGGACATGACAAATTTAAGCTTGTAATGTCAAGCAAATTTAAGTGCCCAAGATGCTGGAAATTTAGCGCTAAACATGACGGCGAAACCTGCCCGAGATGTGAAAGAGTGCTTAAAAATGCTCTCTGA
- the metX gene encoding homoserine O-acetyltransferase MetX, translating to MLNLKTKREKFDEPLYLESGRILSNFELVYETYGNLNQDKSNVIVICHALTGSHHAAGRYENDTKSGWWDNFIGDGKAVDTNKFFVICVNILGSNFGSTNPLSIEKSTGKQYRLRFPVLTISDVVKAQMKLFKRLGIKQAHAVIGGSLGGMQALCFAIEFPDFAKNVIIMASTYQTKPWAIAFNKIAIEGILRDKEFKDGEYDPNDIAESGLVGMALGRMVGHISFLSPESMDVKFGRNYVETDGLYELTGRFQVDRYMEYNGHNFPKRFDPLSYLYIVKMMNIFDCTRHYDSLGDALSCIKARLTLISFSGDILFPPSCMKEMADELAKLEKACECEYIEINSSYGHDAFLVEIDKFEDHVKKVLK from the coding sequence GTGTTAAATTTAAAAACCAAAAGAGAGAAATTTGACGAACCGCTTTACCTTGAGAGCGGTCGAATTCTCTCAAATTTTGAGCTTGTTTATGAAACTTACGGAAATTTAAATCAGGATAAAAGCAACGTTATTGTCATCTGCCACGCACTTACCGGCTCACACCATGCCGCAGGCAGGTATGAAAACGATACGAAATCAGGCTGGTGGGATAACTTCATAGGTGATGGCAAAGCGGTTGATACGAATAAGTTTTTTGTCATTTGCGTAAATATTTTAGGCTCAAATTTTGGATCCACAAATCCGCTTAGTATAGAAAAAAGCACGGGTAAACAGTATCGCTTAAGGTTTCCAGTCCTTACGATAAGCGATGTGGTAAAAGCTCAGATGAAGCTTTTTAAAAGACTTGGCATAAAGCAGGCTCACGCAGTTATCGGCGGTAGCCTTGGCGGTATGCAGGCACTTTGCTTTGCGATTGAATTTCCTGATTTTGCAAAAAATGTAATCATCATGGCGAGCACTTATCAGACTAAACCTTGGGCGATCGCATTTAATAAAATCGCAATCGAAGGCATCTTGCGCGACAAGGAATTTAAAGACGGCGAATACGATCCAAACGATATCGCAGAAAGCGGACTTGTCGGCATGGCGCTTGGCAGGATGGTAGGGCATATTAGCTTTTTAAGTCCTGAGTCGATGGACGTGAAATTTGGCAGAAACTATGTCGAGACAGACGGACTTTACGAGCTTACGGGGCGCTTTCAAGTAGATAGATATATGGAGTATAACGGGCATAATTTCCCAAAGCGCTTTGATCCGCTGAGCTATCTTTATATCGTTAAGATGATGAATATCTTTGACTGCACGAGGCATTATGATAGCCTTGGTGACGCGCTTTCTTGTATCAAAGCAAGGCTTACTCTCATATCATTTAGCGGCGATATACTCTTTCCGCCAAGTTGTATGAAGGAGATGGCGGACGAGCTTGCTAAGCTTGAAAAAGCCTGCGAGTGCGAATATATCGAGATAAATAGCAGCTACGGACATGATGCGTTTTTAGTTGAGATTGATAAATTTGAAGATCATGTAAAAAAGGTTTTAAAATGA
- the xseB gene encoding exodeoxyribonuclease VII small subunit: MSEEIRQDQFEDKLIKANEILERLSDENISLEESVKLHKEGKKLLDEAAKILQNAKLVINEIEDEKDE, encoded by the coding sequence ATGAGTGAAGAGATAAGACAGGATCAGTTTGAAGATAAGCTTATAAAGGCAAATGAAATTTTAGAGCGATTAAGCGATGAGAATATCAGTCTAGAGGAGAGTGTAAAGCTTCACAAAGAGGGCAAAAAGCTACTTGATGAGGCGGCTAAAATTTTACAAAACGCCAAGCTTGTCATAAACGAAATAGAGGATGAAAAAGATGAGTAA
- the gatA gene encoding Asp-tRNA(Asn)/Glu-tRNA(Gln) amidotransferase subunit GatA yields MITLKEALKLSNEEIRSLRSELEAKIIAEKRLGAYVEQLENLPISKLGEGIPIAIKDNIQVKDWSITSCSKILQGYVAPYNATVIEKLLEANLAPFGRTNMDEFAMGNTTESSIYGKTLNPLNNAHIPGGSSGGSAAAVGGGIAIAALGSDTGGSVRQPAAFCGCVGFKPTYGRVSRYGLGAYSSSLDQIGPITQNVEDASILYDIIAGHDERDSTSVNKKFETTADKLNANRKLTICVIENYINEASEETKSALLKAVDVLKSNGHKIVYKNLDTSKYDIATYYIIGTAEASANLSRFDGVRYGRRAEAKNLKELYINSRSEGFGDEVKRRILLGTFVLSSGYYDAYYIKAQKARAYTKTKYEQILSECDLMLMPVAPTTAPKFGDITDPLQSYLADIYTIGVNLAGLPAVSVPVAKDKNGLNVSAHLVAKAWDEQTLLDGAFGLENLIKG; encoded by the coding sequence ATGATAACTTTAAAAGAGGCTTTAAAGCTCTCAAACGAGGAGATAAGATCACTAAGAAGCGAGCTTGAGGCAAAAATCATAGCCGAGAAAAGGCTTGGAGCTTATGTGGAGCAGCTTGAGAATTTACCCATATCAAAGCTTGGCGAAGGCATTCCTATAGCGATCAAGGACAATATCCAAGTAAAAGACTGGAGCATAACATCATGCTCTAAAATTTTGCAAGGCTACGTAGCGCCTTATAACGCAACTGTCATAGAAAAGCTTTTAGAGGCGAATTTGGCGCCTTTTGGTAGAACAAATATGGATGAATTTGCGATGGGTAACACTACCGAGAGTTCAATTTATGGAAAAACTTTAAACCCTTTAAATAACGCTCATATCCCTGGAGGCAGCAGTGGCGGCTCTGCGGCTGCGGTAGGCGGCGGTATAGCCATAGCCGCACTTGGTAGCGATACCGGCGGTAGCGTGCGTCAGCCTGCTGCATTTTGCGGATGTGTGGGCTTTAAACCGACTTATGGGCGTGTAAGCAGATACGGTCTTGGCGCTTACTCAAGCAGTTTGGATCAAATTGGTCCTATAACTCAAAACGTAGAAGACGCATCGATACTTTATGATATCATCGCTGGGCATGATGAAAGAGATAGCACAAGCGTAAATAAGAAATTCGAAACTACTGCAGATAAGCTTAACGCCAATAGAAAACTAACAATATGTGTGATAGAAAACTACATAAACGAGGCTAGTGAAGAGACTAAAAGCGCACTTTTGAAAGCGGTTGATGTATTAAAATCAAATGGACATAAGATAGTTTATAAAAATTTAGACACTTCAAAATATGATATAGCAACCTATTATATAATAGGAACTGCCGAAGCGAGTGCAAATTTAAGCCGTTTTGACGGAGTTAGATATGGACGCAGAGCAGAGGCTAAAAATTTAAAAGAGTTATATATCAACTCTCGCTCGGAAGGCTTTGGTGATGAAGTAAAAAGAAGAATTTTACTAGGAACCTTTGTGTTAAGTAGCGGATATTACGATGCTTATTATATAAAAGCGCAAAAAGCAAGAGCGTATACAAAGACAAAATATGAGCAAATTTTAAGCGAATGCGATCTCATGCTAATGCCTGTAGCACCTACTACGGCTCCTAAATTTGGTGATATTACGGATCCGCTTCAATCATACTTAGCTGATATATATACTATAGGTGTCAATTTAGCCGGACTTCCTGCGGTATCTGTTCCTGTGGCTAAGGATAAAAACGGCTTAAATGTCTCGGCTCACCTTGTGGCTAAGGCATGGGATGAGCAGACTCTGCTTGATGGTGCATTTGGCTTGGAAAATTTAATAAAAGGATAA
- a CDS encoding carbon-nitrogen hydrolase family protein, with product MSKICALQLATQPMSDSRLDYYFKMCADEDARLVVLGEYVLNSFFKELETMPKSIIKEQSERKKESLLNLASKYDLTIVAPFVLSKGKEFIKVVAKFNNSGVKFHEQQILMPYSHWNEAKFFNNAQEDKINFMTFMHEKFKIGVMFGYESHFDPAWAYMMNKKVDIIVMPTASTFFSENRWEELLKTRAFTNNTYILRVNRVGNHKVTAGQWNFYGDTMLIDPLGEVEASLGNGEEMLLAKVSKQKIGNARNLWEFRKILHKRGLV from the coding sequence ATGAGTAAAATTTGTGCATTGCAGCTTGCAACTCAACCTATGAGCGATTCTAGACTTGATTATTATTTTAAGATGTGTGCCGATGAGGATGCTCGTCTTGTAGTGCTTGGAGAGTATGTTCTAAATAGCTTTTTTAAAGAGCTTGAGACCATGCCTAAAAGCATTATAAAAGAGCAGAGTGAGAGGAAAAAAGAGTCGCTTTTAAATCTTGCCAGTAAATATGATTTGACTATAGTTGCGCCTTTTGTTTTAAGCAAAGGAAAGGAATTTATAAAAGTCGTTGCAAAATTTAATAATAGCGGAGTCAAATTTCATGAACAGCAAATTTTAATGCCGTATTCACACTGGAATGAGGCGAAATTCTTTAATAATGCTCAAGAGGACAAGATAAATTTTATGACCTTTATGCATGAAAAATTTAAAATCGGTGTGATGTTTGGTTACGAATCTCACTTTGACCCTGCCTGGGCGTATATGATGAATAAAAAAGTAGATATCATAGTAATGCCGACTGCGAGCACTTTTTTTAGTGAAAATCGCTGGGAAGAGCTTTTAAAGACTAGAGCTTTTACGAATAATACATATATTTTACGGGTAAATCGCGTGGGAAATCATAAGGTAACCGCCGGTCAGTGGAATTTTTACGGAGATACGATGCTTATTGATCCTTTAGGTGAAGTTGAAGCCAGTCTTGGAAACGGCGAAGAGATGTTACTGGCAAAGGTTAGTAAGCAAAAGATTGGTAATGCCAGAAATTTGTGGGAATTTAGAAAGATACTTCACAAGAGAGGACTTGTTTAA
- a CDS encoding CinA family protein yields MKNALLIIGEDLSINAAFLGYIFSFYKAHFKELGEFNFANKSDKELPFIIENLCSKFDTLCIFASNENYATTAKILATLSEDLIELKEQNTLAPSKAITITKDSFLINLNDTQVNLIKAIPTKEIGQIHIKPNINFTYFNLFDIDSESTKILLEPIAKTYEVQIYISQIIENLVIVRAEANKFGQIESFINGVKNLFSQKFIASRNLVEHIAKTLIRKNLKITFAESCTAGLIAAKFGQFAGVSAAFDGSLITYANEIKAEWLGVGKNTIETYGAVSEQCVNEMLSGVIRSSGADFALAVSGIAGPDGGSVEKPVGTVFVGALSKNGKIIVDRLNLKGDRNYIREQSALHAYTCLLRIAPEIFF; encoded by the coding sequence ATGAAAAATGCACTTTTGATAATCGGAGAGGATTTAAGCATAAACGCCGCTTTTTTGGGCTATATTTTTAGCTTTTACAAGGCTCATTTTAAAGAGCTTGGAGAGTTTAACTTCGCCAATAAAAGCGACAAAGAGTTGCCATTTATCATAGAAAACTTATGCTCTAAATTTGATACTCTTTGCATATTTGCCTCAAACGAAAACTACGCAACTACGGCTAAAATTTTGGCTACATTAAGCGAGGATTTAATAGAACTAAAGGAGCAAAATACACTTGCGCCAAGCAAAGCTATAACAATAACGAAAGATAGCTTTTTAATAAATTTAAATGATACTCAAGTAAATCTTATAAAAGCTATTCCAACTAAAGAAATAGGGCAAATTCACATAAAACCAAATATAAATTTTACTTATTTTAACCTATTTGATATCGATAGCGAAAGTACTAAAATTTTATTAGAACCGATTGCTAAAACTTACGAAGTACAAATTTATATATCCCAAATCATAGAGAATTTAGTTATCGTAAGGGCGGAAGCTAATAAATTTGGTCAGATAGAAAGCTTTATAAACGGCGTTAAAAATCTATTTTCTCAAAAATTTATCGCCAGTAGAAATTTAGTTGAACATATCGCAAAAACACTCATTAGAAAAAATCTAAAAATTACTTTTGCGGAGTCTTGTACAGCTGGGTTAATAGCAGCCAAATTTGGTCAATTTGCAGGAGTTTCAGCCGCTTTTGACGGCTCGCTTATAACTTATGCAAACGAGATTAAAGCAGAATGGCTAGGAGTTGGCAAGAATACTATTGAAACTTATGGAGCGGTAAGCGAACAATGCGTAAATGAGATGCTAAGTGGGGTCATTCGCTCAAGCGGAGCTGATTTCGCATTGGCCGTGAGCGGCATAGCGGGACCTGACGGCGGAAGCGTAGAAAAACCCGTAGGAACTGTATTTGTAGGAGCCTTAAGCAAAAACGGCAAGATCATAGTCGATAGGCTAAATTTAAAAGGAGATAGAAACTACATAAGAGAACAAAGCGCACTGCACGCCTATACATGCTTATTGCGCATTGCTCCTGAAATCTTTTTTTGA